From a single Georhizobium profundi genomic region:
- a CDS encoding glycosyltransferase family 2 protein codes for MTKCSVVIPYYQREPGILRRALASVFAQTHANFDVIVVDDESPCPIETELDGINPGQLDRLIIVKQPNGGPGAARNAGLDRVPADSDYVAFLDSDDEWTPDHLKIALSALSLFDAQCYFAAIGGGDAFHYHFDMTALSQRTELSRLSDDPPIFEAVDLPGVMLENWSFMHLSCMVIAAPLFRTIRFEASLRLAAEDVLFFYECVRKASRSILSDTPGAVRGEGLNIFHGVDNTSPQFLKQQFNTWAALDRLERQFDHAPKDLASIEGYKQTARRQALWGQAKLIKHRRPPQLGELARWAWRDPKLMASAFGLALSKFRKQAERP; via the coding sequence ATGACGAAATGCAGCGTTGTCATTCCCTATTACCAGCGCGAGCCCGGCATTCTGCGCCGTGCGCTGGCCTCTGTCTTTGCCCAGACGCACGCGAATTTTGACGTCATCGTGGTGGATGACGAATCCCCTTGCCCTATCGAAACGGAGCTTGATGGGATCAATCCGGGGCAGTTGGACCGGCTGATCATCGTCAAACAGCCAAATGGTGGGCCGGGAGCGGCCAGAAATGCCGGATTGGACCGTGTTCCAGCGGATTCCGACTATGTGGCCTTCCTCGATTCCGATGATGAATGGACGCCCGACCATCTGAAAATTGCGCTCTCTGCGCTGTCACTTTTTGATGCCCAGTGTTATTTCGCCGCGATCGGGGGCGGTGACGCCTTCCATTACCATTTCGACATGACGGCGCTCAGCCAACGGACAGAACTGTCCCGGCTCTCGGACGACCCGCCGATCTTCGAAGCGGTAGATCTTCCTGGCGTGATGCTCGAAAACTGGAGCTTCATGCACCTGTCCTGCATGGTGATTGCCGCCCCGCTCTTTCGAACCATCCGGTTCGAGGCAAGCCTCAGGCTGGCCGCGGAGGACGTGCTCTTTTTCTATGAATGCGTGCGCAAGGCCAGCCGGTCGATCCTCAGCGACACGCCCGGTGCGGTGCGTGGCGAAGGGCTCAACATCTTCCACGGTGTCGACAACACCTCGCCGCAGTTCCTGAAGCAACAATTCAACACCTGGGCTGCGCTCGACCGGCTGGAGCGGCAGTTCGACCACGCGCCGAAGGACCTTGCCTCGATTGAAGGCTACAAGCAGACCGCCCGTCGCCAGGCGCTGTGGGGGCAAGCAAAGCTCATCAAGCACCGCCGACCGCCTCAGCTCGGCGAGCTGGCCCGATGGGCCTGGCGCGATCCGAAGCTCATGGCGAGCGCGTTTGGCCTTGCCCTATCAAAATTCAGGAAGCAGGCGGAGCGGCCATGA
- a CDS encoding glycosyltransferase family 2 protein has protein sequence MAIPAGSKPEAPVCVIIAAMNASATIARAVRSALDEPEVGEVIVVDDGSSDATAAVATSVDDGSGRLKVISLPENAGPSYARNRALEASSAAFVAILDADDFILPGRFQRLLRQSADWDFIADNILLIDAAQADAPLDVADIAEDAYTLTTLQFIEGNISQPGVERAEIGFLKPVMKRAFLDRHGLRYDETMRLGEDYDLYLRALASGARYRVVHTCGYGATVRANSLSGRHRTVDLKMLYEADQRIGAEFELTAEERGALSRHEAQIRRRHDLRSFLDRKKEIGLSASVAQLLGRPRTLWHVMTDVLRDKRRARLSRSNAKTPAILPRYLLPARNADEE, from the coding sequence ATGGCAATTCCCGCGGGCAGCAAGCCGGAGGCCCCGGTCTGCGTCATCATCGCAGCAATGAACGCCTCGGCAACAATCGCCCGGGCTGTTCGCTCAGCGCTCGACGAACCAGAAGTCGGCGAAGTGATCGTGGTCGACGACGGCTCGAGCGATGCGACAGCCGCGGTGGCCACGTCAGTTGACGATGGCAGCGGTCGCTTGAAGGTCATTTCACTGCCTGAAAATGCCGGCCCTTCCTATGCCCGTAATCGGGCGCTCGAAGCGTCAAGCGCCGCGTTCGTCGCCATTCTGGATGCTGACGATTTTATCCTGCCGGGTCGATTTCAGCGGCTTCTTCGTCAATCCGCCGACTGGGATTTCATCGCAGACAACATCCTGCTCATCGATGCCGCGCAAGCCGATGCGCCTCTCGACGTGGCCGACATCGCCGAAGATGCCTACACGCTCACGACGCTGCAGTTCATCGAAGGCAATATTTCGCAGCCCGGCGTCGAGCGCGCGGAGATCGGATTTCTCAAGCCGGTGATGAAGCGTGCTTTTCTCGACCGCCACGGGCTGCGCTATGACGAGACGATGCGGCTGGGGGAGGACTATGATCTCTATCTGCGTGCGCTAGCGAGCGGCGCCCGATACCGCGTGGTCCATACTTGTGGCTATGGCGCGACCGTACGGGCGAATTCGCTGAGCGGTCGCCACCGCACGGTCGACCTGAAAATGCTCTACGAGGCCGATCAGCGCATTGGTGCAGAGTTCGAGCTGACTGCCGAGGAACGAGGAGCGCTTTCCCGGCACGAGGCGCAGATCCGCAGGCGCCACGACCTTCGATCGTTCCTCGACAGGAAGAAGGAGATCGGCCTCAGCGCTTCCGTTGCTCAGCTTCTCGGACGTCCGCGCACCCTTTGGCACGTGATGACCGATGTCCTGCGCGACAAGAGGCGGGCTCGGCTCTCCCGAAGCAACGCGAAAACACCGGCGATCCTGCCGCGCTATCTGCTTCCCGCGCGGAACGCCGACGAAGAATAG
- a CDS encoding polysaccharide biosynthesis/export family protein: MHFFAGMHKRFLGYLVGMLVASAAPLTAAAQDYTLGTMDKVTVRVVEWQTTEGAVRDWSSVSGDYTVGPSGRISVPFVGDIEAAGKTTQELAATIGDALQQTLGLMDRPEAAVELAEFRPIFMAGDVETPGRYPFDPNLTVLKAVSIAGGIRRSTDTGMRLERDFINASGQRDVLAVERSRLIAKRARLLAESSGRDEIEFPAELSSSEEGQRLIESERAFMTSRAQRLAVQLAEIDDLKSLLESEIAALERKIETQQRQTDLARDELTGIGDLATRGLVVNERVLSLERQIADLEGRVLDMETAALRARQSIAEATQDANALRDDYETGISQDLQQTEAELNATELKITTQGNLILEALARAPEAAAGASSGDQLQIGYVIVRDTNGEVAELPANENTPVLPGDVVKVDIQPVASQ, from the coding sequence ATGCATTTCTTCGCAGGCATGCACAAACGCTTCCTGGGCTATCTGGTCGGTATGCTGGTCGCCTCCGCGGCGCCACTGACCGCAGCAGCTCAGGACTACACGCTAGGCACCATGGACAAGGTCACCGTCCGCGTCGTCGAATGGCAAACGACGGAAGGCGCGGTGCGCGACTGGTCGTCCGTGTCCGGAGACTACACGGTGGGACCATCCGGCCGCATTTCGGTGCCGTTCGTCGGAGACATCGAGGCAGCCGGCAAGACCACCCAGGAACTTGCCGCAACGATCGGTGACGCGCTTCAGCAGACGCTTGGCCTCATGGATCGTCCCGAGGCAGCGGTCGAGCTTGCCGAGTTCCGCCCGATCTTCATGGCCGGCGACGTCGAAACACCCGGTCGCTACCCGTTCGATCCGAATTTGACCGTCCTCAAGGCGGTGAGCATCGCCGGCGGGATCCGCCGATCGACCGACACGGGCATGCGACTGGAACGCGATTTCATCAATGCCAGCGGCCAGCGGGACGTTCTGGCTGTCGAGCGTTCCAGACTGATCGCCAAACGCGCGCGGCTTCTCGCCGAGAGCTCGGGCCGTGACGAGATCGAGTTTCCTGCCGAGCTGAGCTCGAGCGAGGAAGGCCAGCGCTTGATTGAAAGCGAGCGGGCCTTCATGACCTCGCGCGCGCAACGCCTTGCCGTTCAACTGGCCGAGATCGACGATCTGAAGTCTCTGCTCGAGAGCGAGATAGCCGCGCTTGAGCGAAAGATCGAAACCCAGCAGCGCCAGACCGACCTTGCGCGGGACGAGCTTACGGGCATCGGCGATCTCGCGACGCGGGGGCTGGTCGTCAATGAGCGTGTGCTGTCGCTGGAACGTCAGATTGCCGATCTGGAGGGCCGTGTGCTCGATATGGAGACGGCTGCGCTGCGTGCGCGCCAGTCGATCGCCGAGGCGACCCAGGACGCCAATGCCCTGCGCGATGACTACGAGACGGGCATCTCTCAGGATCTGCAACAGACGGAAGCCGAGCTGAACGCGACGGAGTTGAAGATCACGACGCAGGGCAATCTGATCCTCGAAGCATTGGCACGTGCCCCGGAAGCGGCCGCCGGTGCATCTTCCGGTGATCAACTCCAGATCGGCTATGTCATCGTGCGCGACACCAATGGTGAAGTGGCCGAGCTTCCGGCAAACGAGAACACCCCGGTGCTGCCTGGCGATGTCGTGAAGGTCGATATACAGCCCGTGGCAAGCCAGTAG
- a CDS encoding polysaccharide pyruvyl transferase family protein: MTPFYWESDHGNFGDDLNLWLWDFLLPGFRDVAPDVLLVGVGTVLNADLLQSGGRKLVIGSGFGYGALPDMSDTSLWDIRCVRGPLTAEKVGLPEALGIIDPAVMVADMPEFQSIKRNGGTIFVPHWESTIGSLWPELCRLAGMGYVDPCGEAKSVIRAIASAELVVAESMHAAILADAFRVPWVAVTTSNSINSFKWTDWARSVGVEYAPRRLPISSRAEAIAKGASFWGVDFANRKMTATAPSPDGTTVLERHAPADQAGSSGLRQLTKQILSGPATLALWRAARAPARLSDEARLNERKARFSAVLDDIRRDYF, from the coding sequence ATGACACCTTTCTATTGGGAATCCGACCACGGCAATTTCGGTGACGATCTCAATCTCTGGCTCTGGGACTTCCTGCTGCCGGGCTTTCGCGATGTGGCACCCGATGTGCTGCTCGTCGGCGTCGGGACGGTTCTGAATGCGGATCTCTTGCAAAGCGGCGGGCGCAAGCTCGTCATCGGATCCGGATTCGGCTACGGCGCGCTGCCTGACATGAGCGACACGTCGCTCTGGGACATCCGCTGCGTGCGTGGCCCGTTGACGGCTGAAAAGGTCGGCTTGCCGGAAGCGCTCGGCATCATCGATCCGGCGGTGATGGTCGCCGACATGCCGGAATTCCAATCGATCAAGCGCAATGGCGGCACGATCTTCGTGCCGCACTGGGAATCGACGATCGGCAGCCTCTGGCCCGAACTCTGCCGTCTGGCGGGGATGGGGTATGTCGATCCCTGCGGGGAAGCGAAATCGGTGATCCGCGCCATCGCGAGCGCGGAACTGGTCGTCGCAGAATCGATGCATGCGGCCATCCTCGCCGACGCATTCCGGGTGCCGTGGGTCGCGGTAACGACCTCGAACAGCATCAACAGTTTCAAATGGACCGATTGGGCTCGCTCGGTCGGCGTGGAATATGCACCGCGGCGGCTGCCGATCTCGTCGCGCGCCGAGGCTATCGCAAAGGGTGCATCCTTCTGGGGTGTGGATTTCGCCAACCGGAAAATGACTGCCACCGCCCCCTCTCCGGACGGAACGACAGTGCTCGAGCGGCACGCTCCTGCCGATCAGGCCGGCAGCTCCGGTTTGCGGCAGTTGACGAAGCAAATCCTTTCGGGTCCGGCGACGCTTGCACTTTGGCGAGCAGCGCGAGCACCCGCGCGGCTCAGCGACGAAGCGCGCCTGAATGAGCGCAAAGCGCGCTTCTCCGCCGTGCTCGACGATATCCGCAGAGATTATTTCTAA
- a CDS encoding O-antigen ligase family protein has translation MRIAKAHFLDPGSNGPYCVAALALSIVVFAYSTIFGQIAVLAFYGVWLLLVAVDYRRALGNPWNYAWILAFCIFCGFSVFWSLAPSVSARGAVQYASHIFCAIIAARVCSDRTLTIGVLVGVLVVLLYSFAFGGYHYDAIDGTYSFVGAFASKNQLGFYASLGVFFAGICIFAIPFGIMTKGFAAAIGLLSAYALVASQSATSIIGVALTMVVLVLLRLILTFRPAMRRAGFIAALILGVGLAVVAVNAGAIDGVLGLFGKDATLTGRTYLWSEGMAAFREAPLLGTGYQAYWVQGFAEAERLWAEFYIGSRSGFHFHNTYIEALVELGAIGFVLLVATLLTIVVGHLLRVLNRDHDRSSYILLGLMVLMVIRSFAEVDSLYPYSVGSFLVYFAGSRLARKESPQSAKAAGSRLDARSPGPGMEAARLS, from the coding sequence ATGCGCATCGCCAAAGCGCACTTTCTCGATCCAGGCTCGAACGGTCCTTACTGCGTCGCGGCGCTGGCACTATCGATCGTGGTCTTCGCCTATTCGACGATCTTCGGCCAGATAGCGGTGCTCGCCTTCTATGGCGTGTGGCTGCTTCTCGTCGCCGTAGATTATCGCCGCGCGCTCGGCAATCCCTGGAACTACGCGTGGATCCTGGCTTTCTGCATTTTTTGCGGATTTTCTGTCTTCTGGTCGCTCGCGCCAAGCGTCAGCGCCCGCGGGGCGGTGCAATATGCCTCGCACATTTTCTGCGCGATCATCGCGGCACGGGTCTGCTCTGACCGGACTTTGACAATCGGCGTACTCGTTGGCGTGCTGGTCGTGCTGCTCTATTCGTTTGCGTTCGGCGGTTACCACTACGACGCCATCGACGGGACCTACAGCTTCGTTGGCGCCTTCGCTTCCAAGAACCAGTTGGGCTTCTACGCCTCTCTCGGCGTCTTCTTCGCCGGGATCTGCATCTTCGCCATTCCATTCGGCATCATGACGAAAGGATTTGCCGCAGCCATCGGGCTGCTGTCGGCCTATGCACTGGTCGCTTCGCAGTCGGCGACCTCCATCATCGGCGTGGCGCTGACGATGGTCGTGCTCGTCCTGCTGAGGCTGATCTTGACGTTTCGTCCGGCCATGCGGCGCGCCGGTTTCATTGCAGCACTCATCCTCGGTGTGGGGCTGGCGGTCGTCGCCGTGAATGCCGGCGCGATCGACGGCGTGCTCGGTCTTTTCGGCAAGGATGCGACGCTGACGGGCCGAACCTATCTCTGGTCGGAGGGAATGGCTGCGTTTCGCGAGGCGCCGCTTCTCGGCACCGGCTATCAAGCCTATTGGGTCCAGGGATTTGCGGAGGCGGAACGCCTGTGGGCCGAATTCTATATCGGTTCGCGCAGCGGCTTCCACTTCCATAACACCTATATCGAGGCCCTCGTGGAACTGGGCGCAATCGGCTTCGTGCTGCTTGTCGCGACCTTGCTGACCATCGTGGTCGGCCACCTCTTGCGCGTGCTCAATCGCGACCATGACCGCTCGTCCTACATTCTTCTGGGATTGATGGTGCTGATGGTGATCCGCTCCTTCGCCGAGGTCGATAGCCTGTATCCGTATTCGGTCGGCTCCTTCCTGGTGTATTTCGCCGGCAGTCGCTTGGCCCGCAAGGAAAGCCCGCAAAGCGCCAAGGCGGCAGGGTCACGCCTTGATGCACGTTCGCCCGGGCCGGGCATGGAAGCCGCCCGTCTGAGCTAG
- a CDS encoding lipopolysaccharide biosynthesis protein produces the protein MPPAISLKTVTNNVGWSVLSKTSTFGLKFVTVPILARLLSPEEFGIVAVAQTVVLFLTMVGGAGLAAALIVERTEDEETIHSVFWTNLVIAIVMAAALYVFAEELSALMGAPGGGMVLQVLAFLIPIQLCGDVAYALLARRMAFDRDAFWSVLSESAGAIGAVVLALVGFGLWALVAQLFISATLRLLGLFMATGYRPRLAFSFARVLSLGRFSAGLMGSEVFNFITFQSPLIVISRILGIADAGAYSAANRFSSIPNQVVLAALMGVLFPTFSHMAEDRERRWRALFLSTQVCSLILAPMMFGLWAVAEPAMLVIFGERWAWAWPVLGLLALSKGILAPCSTFIPYLKGIGRSGVLWWVAVARAGIVTAAVAYGAVSGGLVTAMVWLCIANGLTLFFYSYAVFRADGRPFWRSFLILCRPMIIAFAMALATKVMLEMSGDAIGGPIMQLAVAGLFGAVLYAVMIVPLEWTLLKDLVQSIRRSRLAKA, from the coding sequence ATGCCTCCCGCCATCTCGTTGAAGACTGTCACGAACAATGTCGGTTGGAGCGTCCTGTCAAAGACGAGCACATTCGGGCTGAAGTTTGTCACGGTTCCGATCCTGGCCCGGCTGCTGTCGCCGGAGGAGTTCGGTATCGTCGCCGTGGCCCAGACCGTCGTGCTGTTTTTGACGATGGTCGGCGGGGCAGGGCTCGCTGCAGCACTCATCGTCGAACGGACGGAGGACGAGGAGACCATCCATTCGGTCTTCTGGACCAATCTCGTCATCGCCATCGTGATGGCTGCTGCCCTCTATGTTTTTGCCGAGGAGCTTTCGGCGCTGATGGGAGCACCCGGCGGCGGTATGGTGCTGCAGGTTCTCGCCTTCCTGATCCCCATCCAGCTGTGTGGCGATGTCGCCTACGCTCTGCTTGCCCGGCGCATGGCGTTCGACCGTGACGCGTTCTGGAGCGTGCTCTCGGAGTCGGCCGGTGCGATCGGTGCCGTCGTGCTCGCGCTGGTCGGGTTCGGGCTCTGGGCGCTCGTCGCGCAGCTCTTCATCTCCGCGACGCTGCGTCTTCTCGGATTGTTCATGGCCACCGGCTACCGGCCGCGCTTGGCTTTCTCTTTCGCCCGCGTCCTGTCGCTCGGCCGCTTCAGCGCCGGGCTGATGGGATCGGAGGTCTTCAACTTCATCACCTTCCAATCGCCGCTCATCGTCATATCCCGGATCCTCGGCATTGCCGACGCCGGCGCCTATTCGGCCGCCAACCGGTTCTCCAGCATCCCGAACCAGGTGGTGCTCGCGGCCCTGATGGGGGTGCTGTTCCCGACCTTCAGTCATATGGCCGAAGACCGCGAGCGGCGCTGGCGCGCCCTTTTCCTTTCGACGCAGGTCTGCTCGCTCATTCTCGCGCCGATGATGTTCGGCCTATGGGCCGTGGCGGAACCGGCCATGCTGGTGATCTTCGGCGAGCGATGGGCTTGGGCCTGGCCGGTGCTCGGCCTGCTTGCGCTTTCCAAAGGCATCCTCGCGCCATGCAGCACGTTCATTCCCTATCTCAAGGGCATCGGCCGCAGCGGCGTCCTGTGGTGGGTAGCGGTCGCGCGCGCTGGCATCGTCACCGCTGCGGTTGCCTATGGCGCGGTCAGCGGCGGCCTCGTCACGGCCATGGTCTGGCTCTGCATCGCCAACGGGCTGACGCTGTTCTTCTACAGCTATGCGGTGTTCAGGGCCGACGGTCGCCCGTTCTGGCGCAGCTTCCTGATCCTCTGCCGCCCCATGATCATCGCCTTCGCCATGGCCTTGGCGACCAAGGTGATGCTGGAAATGAGCGGCGACGCGATTGGCGGACCAATCATGCAACTCGCAGTGGCGGGGCTATTCGGCGCCGTGCTCTACGCCGTGATGATCGTGCCTCTGGAGTGGACGCTCCTCAAAGACCTCGTTCAAAGCATTCGCAGGTCTCGTCTCGCAAAAGCGTGA
- a CDS encoding family 16 glycosylhydrolase, with translation MRSSLSAANGCKLILPTLLVFAVVPAEAQEIQRNQSFVENFADRLHPARWYISDGWNNGAHQNCTWSRDQVSVADGRLKLAFERRTLGERDHVCAEAQTHARFHHGTYEVRMKAVEGSGLNTGFFTYIGPVHNQPHDEIDFEILGKDPSRVQVNQYVDGQNVGAEKLVPVEGGAASDFNDYAFVWEEDRITWYVNGDLVHEETDPAKLPSHPAKIYMSVWGSDTLTSWMGAFEDSDAPRVAEIDRVSFTALGEECQYPESLVCMMD, from the coding sequence ATGCGTTCGTCCCTGTCGGCAGCCAATGGCTGCAAGCTCATTTTGCCTACCTTGCTGGTCTTCGCCGTGGTGCCGGCCGAGGCGCAGGAAATCCAACGCAATCAATCCTTCGTCGAGAATTTCGCCGATCGTCTTCATCCTGCCCGCTGGTACATTTCCGATGGCTGGAACAATGGTGCTCACCAGAACTGCACGTGGTCGAGGGATCAGGTCAGCGTAGCGGACGGGCGTCTGAAGCTGGCGTTCGAGCGACGCACGCTCGGCGAGCGGGACCATGTCTGTGCGGAAGCCCAGACCCATGCCCGCTTTCATCACGGCACCTACGAAGTGCGCATGAAGGCGGTGGAAGGCTCCGGCCTCAACACGGGCTTCTTCACCTATATCGGCCCGGTCCACAATCAGCCGCATGACGAGATCGACTTCGAGATCCTCGGCAAGGATCCGTCGCGCGTTCAGGTCAATCAATATGTCGATGGCCAGAATGTCGGCGCCGAGAAGCTCGTGCCGGTCGAGGGCGGCGCAGCAAGCGACTTCAACGACTATGCCTTTGTCTGGGAAGAAGACCGCATCACTTGGTATGTGAACGGCGACCTCGTGCACGAGGAAACCGATCCCGCGAAGCTGCCGAGCCATCCTGCCAAGATCTATATGAGCGTCTGGGGTTCTGACACGCTCACATCCTGGATGGGCGCTTTCGAAGACAGTGACGCGCCTCGGGTCGCGGAAATCGACCGCGTGTCGTTCACCGCGCTCGGCGAAGAGTGCCAGTATCCCGAATCTCTCGTCTGCATGATGGATTGA
- a CDS encoding sugar transferase — MKPVARWSARADHLSTLSSMPPAIGGAGKRGFDIVCALSAIIVLAPLLCMLALLVKASDGGSVFYAHKRIGRHGLLFGCLKFRTMAENGDELLTQHLATCPDSRIEWQKTRKLKDDPRVTRVGRVLRKLSLDELPQLFNILLGDMSVVGPRPVVQSELDLYGNAAAHYLQSRPGLTGLWQVSGRNDVSYQQRIEFDRHYVENWSFYTDIKIIAMTIPAVCASRGSY; from the coding sequence ATGAAGCCAGTCGCCAGATGGTCCGCTCGCGCGGACCACCTCAGTACTTTGTCGTCTATGCCGCCCGCGATTGGAGGCGCGGGAAAGCGCGGGTTCGACATCGTCTGTGCCTTGTCAGCCATCATTGTTCTTGCGCCGCTGCTCTGCATGCTCGCGCTGCTCGTCAAAGCTTCAGACGGCGGCAGCGTCTTCTACGCGCATAAGAGAATTGGCCGGCATGGGCTGCTATTCGGCTGCCTGAAGTTCCGCACGATGGCCGAAAACGGCGATGAATTGCTTACACAGCATCTTGCTACGTGCCCGGATAGCCGTATCGAGTGGCAGAAGACCCGCAAGCTGAAGGATGATCCGCGCGTCACGCGCGTTGGGCGCGTATTGCGCAAGCTCAGCCTCGACGAACTGCCGCAGCTCTTCAATATTCTGCTCGGCGATATGAGCGTTGTCGGGCCGCGTCCCGTGGTGCAATCCGAACTCGACCTCTACGGCAATGCCGCAGCGCACTATCTACAGTCGCGACCGGGGCTTACCGGCCTCTGGCAGGTTTCGGGCCGCAATGACGTGTCCTACCAGCAGCGCATCGAGTTCGACCGGCATTATGTCGAGAACTGGTCATTTTACACCGACATCAAGATCATCGCGATGACGATACCCGCCGTTTGCGCGTCGCGCGGCAGCTACTGA
- a CDS encoding glycosyltransferase → MPAILYLVHDVTDPAVAKRVTMLSAGGATVRVAGFRREGRQAPARLGAGAPIDLGMTRDGQFAQRIAAVARAALGLKQALAGLAAPDIIIARNLEMLALAHRVAGLYRSPPAIVYESLDIHRLLLGSGAVSSTLRTVERRLAADAALLMTSSPAFLREYFEPYGQVSAPVELVENKVLALEGERGVPQLGPRFERPWVIGWFGALRCSRSLAILKDVASRMDGAIEVVMRGRPAYREIPDFDAQVRDAPHLRFEGAYEPEDLPSHYVAVDFCWAIDFFEAGQNSEWLLPNRLYESGAHGVVPIARANTETARFLQARNIGIVLDEGSADDLVARLSDLTKEELQRLSARQQALDASTWTYGVEDCRALVQRLAALAPSQPMEAAA, encoded by the coding sequence ATGCCGGCCATTCTTTATCTCGTTCATGATGTGACAGACCCGGCCGTCGCCAAGCGCGTGACGATGCTGTCGGCCGGTGGCGCAACGGTGCGCGTTGCGGGGTTCAGGCGGGAAGGGCGACAGGCTCCGGCAAGGCTCGGTGCCGGTGCGCCGATCGACCTCGGCATGACCCGCGACGGTCAATTTGCCCAGAGAATTGCTGCAGTGGCCCGTGCAGCGCTGGGCCTTAAGCAGGCACTGGCGGGCTTGGCGGCGCCTGACATCATCATCGCACGCAACCTCGAAATGCTGGCGCTCGCGCATCGCGTCGCTGGCCTTTACCGGTCGCCCCCGGCAATTGTGTATGAATCGCTCGACATTCACCGTCTGCTGCTCGGCAGCGGCGCCGTTTCCTCGACGCTTCGGACTGTCGAGCGCAGGCTCGCCGCAGATGCCGCGCTGCTGATGACGAGCTCTCCCGCATTTCTGCGCGAATATTTCGAGCCCTATGGCCAGGTGAGCGCACCCGTCGAACTGGTGGAGAACAAGGTGCTGGCGCTTGAAGGAGAGCGTGGAGTGCCGCAGCTCGGCCCGCGTTTCGAGCGCCCCTGGGTCATCGGCTGGTTCGGAGCGCTGCGTTGCAGTCGTTCGCTCGCCATCCTCAAGGACGTGGCCAGCCGCATGGACGGCGCGATCGAGGTGGTCATGCGCGGCCGCCCGGCCTACCGCGAAATTCCGGATTTCGATGCGCAGGTCCGTGATGCGCCCCATCTGCGCTTCGAGGGTGCTTACGAGCCGGAAGACCTGCCGAGCCATTATGTGGCGGTTGATTTCTGCTGGGCGATCGACTTCTTCGAGGCAGGCCAGAACTCCGAATGGCTGCTGCCGAACCGGCTCTACGAAAGCGGTGCTCATGGCGTCGTGCCGATCGCGCGCGCCAACACGGAGACTGCGCGTTTCCTGCAGGCGCGAAATATCGGCATCGTGCTCGACGAAGGCTCGGCCGATGATCTCGTCGCGAGGCTTTCGGATCTAACAAAGGAAGAGCTCCAGCGTCTCAGCGCGCGCCAGCAGGCGCTCGATGCATCGACCTGGACCTATGGCGTCGAAGACTGCCGGGCGCTCGTACAGCGGCTCGCAGCGCTTGCACCAAGCCAGCCTATGGAGGCCGCCGCATGA
- a CDS encoding exopolysaccharide production repressor protein has product MSFLLFFRGMIATLVVFAIATFALTQSAWTTFVSTAICAVTIQVGYFAAILFMVWRDSGKENEAAQRAEREGRTQHPSAADNTDSSSSRPIGTVTRPRH; this is encoded by the coding sequence ATGTCCTTTCTGCTTTTCTTTCGCGGTATGATCGCAACGCTCGTCGTTTTTGCGATTGCAACCTTTGCGTTGACGCAATCCGCCTGGACAACCTTCGTCAGCACCGCCATTTGCGCCGTGACGATCCAGGTCGGCTATTTTGCGGCAATCTTGTTCATGGTCTGGCGCGATAGCGGGAAGGAAAACGAAGCCGCGCAACGCGCCGAACGTGAAGGTCGCACCCAACACCCCAGCGCTGCAGACAATACTGACAGCTCGTCCTCTCGCCCCATCGGTACCGTGACCCGCCCCCGGCATTAG